In Rubrivirga marina, the following are encoded in one genomic region:
- a CDS encoding helix-turn-helix domain-containing protein → MRSHRWRAHGTAGPVGHWGGAPAKLSDDDRAALVARVDGSDATREELQERPAAECGVEVTRSTVNGVLVAAG, encoded by the coding sequence GTGCGCTCCCACCGCTGGCGCGCCCACGGCACGGCCGGGCCCGTCGGCCACTGGGGTGGGGCACCAGCCAAGCTGTCCGACGATGACCGCGCCGCGCTCGTGGCCCGGGTCGACGGGTCCGACGCCACCCGCGAGGAACTTCAGGAGCGGCCCGCGGCCGAGTGCGGCGTCGAAGTCACCCGCTCGACGGTCAACGGGGTCCTCGTCGCGGCCGGGTGA